Proteins encoded within one genomic window of Bradyrhizobium sp. CB1717:
- a CDS encoding carbon monoxide dehydrogenase subunit G, whose amino-acid sequence MQMNDSQRIPASKATVWAALNDPDILRRCIPGCQSLEMASPTEMTATVVLKVGPVKATFSGKVTLTDIDAPNGYRIVGEGAGGVAGFAKGGAKVRLEEESLDVTILHYEADAQIGGKLAQLGSRLIDSTSRKLAANFFESFAGLVAPSS is encoded by the coding sequence ATGCAGATGAACGACAGTCAGCGGATTCCGGCGTCGAAGGCCACGGTGTGGGCCGCGCTCAACGATCCCGATATTCTCAGGCGCTGCATTCCCGGCTGCCAATCGCTCGAGATGGCATCGCCGACGGAGATGACGGCGACCGTGGTGCTGAAGGTCGGCCCGGTGAAGGCGACGTTCAGCGGCAAGGTGACGCTGACCGATATCGATGCGCCCAACGGCTACCGCATCGTCGGCGAAGGCGCCGGCGGCGTCGCGGGCTTCGCCAAGGGCGGCGCGAAGGTCAGGCTGGAAGAAGAATCGCTTGACGTCACCATCCTGCATTACGAGGCCGACGCACAGATCGGCGGCAAGCTCGCGCAGCTCGGCTCACGGCTGATCGACTCGACGTCGCGCAAACTTGCCGCGAACTTCTTCGAAAGTTTCGCAGGTCTGGTAGCGCCATCATCGTGA